The sequence below is a genomic window from Terriglobales bacterium.
CAATGGCGAGGTGGAGCGCATTCGCACCCTGCGCGATCGCTTGGAGCGCGTCATCGTCGAGACCATCGATGCGGTCGGCGTGAACAGCGCTCGGGCAACGCGCGTGCCCAATACCAGCAGCATCTACTTCGATTTCATCGAGGGCGAGGCGCTGGTCATTGCCCTGGACCTGAAGGGGGTTGCGGTTTCCACCGGCGCCGCCTGCTCCTCCGGTGCGATCGAACCATCGCACGTGCTCACCGCCATGGGTCTGTCGCCCGACCGCGCCCGCGCCAGCCTGCGTTTCTCCATCGGCAAGCAGAACACCGGCGAAGACGTGGACCTGCTGCTCTCCGTGCTGCCGGAAACCGTTGCGCGGCTGCGAGAGCTATCGCCGGTTTACAATAAAGCTTAGCCGCAGATTTGCGCAGATGAACGCAGATCCATGCTGGTCTGCGTTGGTCTGCGGCCATGGTTTCTGGAACGATCGCCTTGAGCCTTGCGCCTATTGCCGTAGCCATGTCGGGCGGTGTGGATTCCTCCACCGTCGCGGCCATGCTGCGCGCCGAGGGCCGGCAGGTGATCGGGCTGACCATGCAGCTGTGGAACCAGCGCCGGCTGGCAGGTCACAACGGCATGCCCGAAACTGTCACCGGGCGTTGCTGCTCGCTCGATGACGTGTACGACGCTCGCCGCGTCGCCGAGACGCTGGGCATCCCTTACTACGTGGTGAACCAGGAGCGCCGCTTCGAGGACGAGGTCGTGCGCCCGTTCGTCGGCGAGTACCTGTCCGGACGCACGCCGATTCCGTGCAGCCTGTGCAACAACCACCTCAAGTTCGACCAGTTGCTGATTACGGCGCGCCAGATCGGCGCCGAGCAGCTTGCGACAGGGCACTACGCGCGCGTGGAGTTTGACGTCGCGCGGGATCGTTGGCTGTTGCGCCGGCCTGCCGACTTGAGCAAGGACCAGACTTATTTCCTGTTTGGCCTGACGCAGGAGCAGCTTTCGCGCACGCTGTTTCCGCTGGGGAATTTCCGCAAGCCGGAAGTGCGGGAACTGGCGCGGCAGCACGGATTGGCATTGGCCGAGAAGCCGGATTCGCAGGAGATATGCTTTGTCCCCGGCGGCGACTACAAGCAGTTCATCGATGCCTATCTCGCGGAACAGGGTGAGTCGCTGCCCGACACCTCCGGTGAACTGGTCACAACCAGCGGTGAGGTGATCGGCGCGCACCCCGGCATTCATAACTTTACCGTCGGCCAGCGCAAGGGCCTGGGCGTTGCCACCGGCTCGCCCCTCTACGTGCTGGGCATCAATGGCGGCAATCGCCAGGTGGTAGTGGGCAGCGGGGAAGAGCTGTGCTCCAAGGCATTGCGCGCGCGACGGCTGAACTGGATTGCGGTGCGCGAGCTTGAGGAAACGATGAGAGTCGCGGTGAAGATCCGCCATCGCCACGAGCCGGCTCCTGCCGTGCTCGAGAGGATCGGAGACGATGAAGTGCTGGCCACCTTCGATGAGCCGCAGCGCGCCATTACTCCCGGTCAGGCGGCAGTGTTCTACGACGGCGACCTGGTGGTCGGCGGCGGCTGGATCACATAGTCAACGCCCACTCAAGCCAAAAGAGTGGTGCGCCGGAAAAATTCACCTCGCTACGGTCTCTTGCTGACGCTCAACTGCAGTGTTCCCTCGATGTCGGCGATGCGATCGGTGGTGACGTCGAACAGAAGCTCTCTTCCGGTCAGCGCATTGCGCATGTACATCTTCGAAATCGTGTAGGTGTTCATGCCATTGCTATGGATGCGAACAATGTAATCCACCCTGGTGAGGACCAGCGGGCGCTTCTTCCACGACACGATGTAAGGACGGCCAGCATCGGTCTCGGCAACCATGTCCTCTGACTTCGGAAAACCGTGCGACAGCATAATGGTGCTCAGCCGCAGGCGGGTGCCGTCGTCCAGAGTGTAATCGCCGGTGATGCGGCGGCCGACCGCTTCCATCTGTATGCCGGAAGAGCACAGGTCGCCGAATAATTTCGTGCGCCAGAATTTTCGATCAAGGGCGACGCCTTGCGCTTGCGCGGTCGCCTCCACCGCTGCCGACCATTCATCGCTCTGGCAGGTTTCGGCTGCGCTCGCCGGCGATCCGCTGTCGCCGGGCTGATCGGTGGTCGTCTTCTCATTGGGCTTTTCGTTCGCTTCACCGACAATGTTGATGCCGCCCTTGATGTTCTCAACATCTTCGTTGGTCCAGACACGATGCGCTTTCCGGGGCGTGGTGTCTTCCTGGGCAGGGGACGCGGAATCGCTGTTCGGGGCGGGTTCGCTCGACTGCGCGTGAGCAGCCTGACCCAGTGCAGCCAACATCGTCACACCCAAGACCCATCCGATGCCGCGCTTCATGGTTGCCTCGCTGAGGTTTTGGCCGCAGGATACTATGGTTTCGAAAAGGCGCAAGTTCCGATCGTAATCACCCATGTCCGACGATTCGTTTTTCCGCCGCATCGCCGACCAAGCCCTGGACGAGGAAACCGCCCGCCAGGTCGAGGGGCAAAGACGCGCGCTCGAGCAGAATCCGGAGTGGGCGGAAGGTTACTACCAACTGGCGCAGCTTCTGCGCGTCCAGCACCGGCGCGAGGAAGCCAAGCGCCACCTGCTGACGGCGCTGGAGAAGAAGCCAACCCTTGCGGACGCCCATGTCGCGCTGGGGGAGATTTATATTGCGGAAGGCGATTTCGATCGCGCCCGCGTGCATGCCGAGTTCGCCGCTGCCTGCGGCAATTCCCGCCTGCTGGAGCAAATGCAGCGCAACCAGGCGCTCTAATCCCATCCCGGTACTCTCTTTTCCCGGGGTTGATTGCGTTCCGCCCTGCCCACGCGCCTGCGATGTATACTTTTTGGTTTGCTGGAATGTTTTGAGCTTCATAGCTGGTTTGCGCCAGCAGAGGAGAGATCCACGATGGCTACCGCCGCGACATCCACCGCGCTCAATTACGCTCGCGAAAATCAGAAGCGGTTCCTGGAAGAGTTGAAGAACCTGCTGCGAATCCCCAGCATCAGCACCCTGGAAGAGCACAACAAAGACACCGAAAAAGCTGCCCAGGTCTGCGCCGACGACCTGAAGCGGATTGGCTTCGAGCACGTGGAAATCATTCCCACGGCAACCAAGGAGCGACCCAACGCGCACCCGCTGGTTTATGCCGACTGGCTTCATGCAGCCGGCAAGCCGACGGTCCTTTGTTACGCCCATTACGACGTGCAGCCTGCCGAGCCGCTTGACGAGTGGAAGACGCCGCCGTTTGAACCGACCGAGCGCAATAACAACATCTACGCCCGCGGCGCGGTGGACGACAAAGGCCAGCTCTGGATGCAATTGAAGGCCTTCGAGTCGCTGATGAAGCCCGAGGGCAAGCTGCCGATCAACGTTCGCGTCATCCTGGAAGGCGAAGAAGAGGTGGGCGGGGAATCGATCGCTGACTACGTTCGCCTGCACAAGGACAAGCTGAAGGCGGACTTCGCGCTAGTCACCGACACCGAGTTGTTCGCGCCCGACCTGCCTACGCTGTGCGTGGGTCTTCGCGGCCTGGTGTACACCGAGATTGAGGCGCAGGGGGCCATGACCGACCTGCATTCCGGCATTTATGGCGGCGCCGCGCCCAATCCGCTGTTTGCGCTGGTCGAGATCATCAGCAAGCTGAAGGATGCCAATGGCAGGATCCTGATTCCCGGTTTCTACGACAAAGTCAAAGAGCCCACCAAGGCCGAGTTGGAAGCCTGGAAGCGCCTGCCGTTCAATGAAGAGGAGTACCGCAAGAAAGAGGTCGGCTCCAACGTGCTCACCGGCGAACCCGGCTATTCGGTGCTGTATCGCACCTGGGCGCGTCCGACGCTGGAGGTGCATGGCATGCCCGGCGGCTTCGTCGGACAAGGCGCGAAGACGGTGATACCGGCGCGCGCTTCAGCCAAGGTATCCATGCGCCTGGTGCCGGACCAGGAACCCGAGGACATTCTCAAGAAGTACACCAGCTACGTGAAGAGTCTCGCGCCGAAGGGCGTCAACATCAACATCAAGGTCCACAGCAAGGGTCCGGCGTGCGTGGTCTCCACCGACAACAAGTACATCAAGGCTGCGACCGACGCACTGCACGAAATTTTCAGCAAGGACACGGTTTACATCCGTTCGGGAGGATCGATTCCGATTGTCTCCGATTTCGAGAACGAGCTGAAAATTCCGAGCGTGATGATGGGCATGGGCCTGCCCGACGACAACCTGCACGCCCCCAATGAGAAGTTCCACATCCCGAACTTCTACCGGGGGATCGAGTCCATCATCCGCTTCTTCCAAATCCTGGGACAGTAAAGCATTCGGACTGGTCGGGGGCGCTCTGCCGCCCCCGGTTTTTTGCGTCCAGTATCCGAAAAGCAATTGCTTCGTTGCACCGATTGCGCTACAGTTCCATTTGCTCCGGGCAGTCTCCCGCCTCCTTCCTTCTTCCAAACCAGTGGACTGTTCGTGATGCGTCGCCTGCTGTGTGCAACACGGGTGCGATATGCTGGGTTCTTCCACAGGGTGCCCCAATATATAGCGTTTTCTATCTTGACGCCGCCCCCCTGCAACGGTACATTGGCTTCAAATCCGTGCTACCCGGCCTTACCGGGAAGAGAACTTGGAGCGGCGTCTCTTCCAGCCAGAACGCGCCGCGTCGCCTGCAACCGCGGGCTGAACGCAACGTTGTGGGACCAGCCAATGGAGCGTCCCGGCCAGCTTGATTTTTGCTTGTTGGCGCGACTACACGCCGGCCTAGCAGTTGAAGGAGTTGACGTTGCTTAAACTCAAGAAGCTCCACATCCTCGGGTTCAAATCGTTTTGCGACCGCACCGAACTGAAGTTTCACGGCGACGGCATTGCCGCCATCGTCGGCCCCAACGGTTGCGGCAAATCCAACATCGGCGACGCCATTGCATGGGTGCTCGGCGAGCAGTCCGCGCGCACCCTGCGCGGCACCCGCATGGAGGATGTCATCTTCGCCGGCACGCGCGATCGCAAGCCGACCGGCATGGCTGAGGTGTCGCTAACGCTGATCGATCCCGACGTTTACGACGGTCCCGATGCCCAGGCCGCGCCTGAGATCGAGATCCACGATGAAATGTCGGAAGCGGATTGGGATGAAGCTGCGTTGCGCGAAAAAGCCGCCGCGGAAACTGAAGAGTATTTGAGCGAAGTGCAGCCGGGGCCGGGGGAAGCGGTTGACGGTCTGCGGTCTGCGGTCGAGGTGGAAAACGGGTCCGAGGCCCACGCCAAACAAGAATTTGCGACTGCTCACGAGTCGGGGGGCCGCGCCTCAGACGATAACGGCGTCACTGATGGTTCCGGGCTCTCTACCACGCAGGAAGGCGAACCGTCGGCCGCCGGCCATCGACCGTCGACAGTGGTGCTGAAAATTCGCCGGCGCAAGTTCAAAGCCAGCTTTCGAGCCGGGGAAGTCGTGGTCACGCGCCGCCTGTTTCGCTCCGGTGACAGCGAATACCTGCTGAACGGCAAGCTGTGCCGTCTCCGGGATATCCAGGACATTTTTATGGGAACAGGGCTGGGTCCGGAGTCCTACGCGATTATTGAGCAGGGAAGGATCGGTCAGATCCTGTCCAGCAAGCCGACCGACCGCCGCGCCATCATCGAAGAAGCCGCGGGAATCACCAAGTACAAGACCCGCAAGCGCCTGGCAGAAGCGCGCTTGGAAGAAGCCAAGCAGAACCTGTCGCGGGTCAACGATATTTTCGAGGAAGTCACGCGGCAGATGAACTCGCTCAAGCGCCAGGCTGCCAAGGCGGAACGCTACGCCCGGGTGCGCGATGAAATGCGCGGCAAGCTGCGCCTGGTGCTGGCCGGCAAGTTCGCCCAACTGCGTCGCGAGACAGAAGAGCTGGACACAACTCTAAGCCAGCTGGCCGAAGAGCTGCGCGCGAAAACGCAAATTGTCGGCGAGTTGGAACTCGAGCAGGCGGAAAGCACGCAGCGCGGCTACTCCATCGAGACCGATGTTCGCAACAATCACGAGCGCATTTCGGCCCTGACGCGCGAGATCGACCGCGCCTTTTCCCGCCAACGCACCAACGAAGAGCGCTGCGCGGAGCTGACGCGCCGCGCCGAATCGGCGGCCGCGGAGCTGACGCAGACGCGGACCCGCCTGGTCGGCATCGAGGCGGAACGGGAATCCTACCGGCGGAGCCTGGAATCGGCGGAAAGCGAGCTGGAAGCGGCACAGATGCAGGCTGCCGGCGCGCAGCAGGAAGCGGCAACCGCCGCGACGGCCCTGTCGGAGGTCGAGCGCCAGCAGGAGTTCCGGCGCGCCGCCATCATGGAGGCGGTCGCGGCCAGTTCCTCCGTCCGCGATCAGGTCACGCGGGCGCAGGAGAAAATCACCGGGCTGGAACGTGAGCTGCGCCGCCTGAACAATGAAATCGAATCCGGACGGCTCCAGATCGACACCTTCGGGGACCAGCGCGGGCAGATCGCTTTCGAGTTTGAGAGCGCCTCCGGGCGCGTCAAGTCGCTGGCGGAAGACATCGAGCAGACGCGCGCCGCGATCACCGAAAAACGCGCGGCGGAAACGGAATCCAAGCGCCACCTTGACACGCTGCGCGCCGAGTACGCCACGGCGCTGGGCAAGAAAGGATCGCTGGAGGCGGTGATCGCCGAGCACGGCTATTCGACCGAGTCGGTGCGCCGCCTGTTCCAGTCCGGCGCGCTGAACCACGGCTTCGCGCCCGCCGGAGTGCTCGCCGACTTCCTGGAGGTGGAAGACCGTTTTGAGCATGTCGTGGAAGACTACCTGCGCGACGAGCTGAATTACATCGTGGTGAAATCGTGGGACGCAGCCGATGAAGGCATGCGGCTTCTGCGCACCGATGTGGACGGGCGCGCGACCTTCCTGGTCCATCCCAGCGACTCGCAGGCACGCTTCTCGTTTGTGCTCGACGAAGCCGCGCACCAGGCGCCGCATCACGCGCAGCAGGTTCGTCCGCTGAAGCAGACCATTCGCGTGCTCAACGGCTTCGGCAAGTCCCTGGAAGTGATCTTGCCGAAGCTGCGCGACGGTTACATCGTTCCCGACCCGGGTGTGGCGCGCGAGCTGGCGCTGGAAAATCCGGATGCGTTCTTCCTCTCCGAATCGGGCGAGTGCTTCCACAACGTCACCGTCACCGGAGGCAAGCAGCGCAGCGAAGGCCCGCTCTCCATGAAGCGCGAGCTGCGCGATGTGATGCGCGTGCTCTCCGACGTGGAACGGGCGCTTGGGGAGGAAGAGCGCCGTGCCGCGGCGCTGGCGCGCGAAATCGCGGACCTCACATCGCTGCTGGAGCGCCTGGAAGCGGAGAGGCGCGAGGCCGACACGGCCGCCCTCACCACCGGGCACACTCTTCGCCAGCTGGAAGGAGAAGTCGCGCGCATTGCGGAGCGGGTGGAGCTGGCCGAACGCGAAGCGTTGCACATCTCCACCGAACGGGCTGCCAACGCGGCGCTGGTAGCCGAGAAGCAGGTCGAGCTTGCGGACTGCGACGGCCGCCGCGGGTTGCTGGAGTCGGAAGCGGCTGCCGCGCAAGAGAGCCTTGCCGGACTGCGCGCCGCACGCGACGCGGCGGCGCAACTGGCGTCGGAGATGAAGGCCCAGGCGGCGGCCGTAGAAGAACGGCGCCGCGCTGCCTCGGCGGCGGTAGCGCGCGTGGAAACCATGGTGGCCGACATTGCGTCGCGCGTGGAGGCCTTGGAGTCGCAGCAGCAAATGGCCGCCGCGGAACAGGCGCAACGGGAGATCGAAAACCTTCAGATCGCGGAGCAGCTGGTGGCGCTCACCGCCGACAAAGAGCAGGCGGAGGTGCACGAAACCGAACTGCAGGCCGAATCCGAGCAGGTCCGCGGACGGCTGGTCGAGATTGAGCACCAACTGCGCGCCGCGAGGCAGGAGATGGATACGGTACGAGACCGCCGCGGCGAACTTTCCGCGCAAGTCGCCAAGTTGCAATCCGATCAGCAGCACATGAGCGAGACTGCGATGAACGAGCTGGGCGTCACCGCCGACACCCTGCTCGGTGACGGGACGATTGCGCAGCTCGTCGGGGAACAACTGGACCTGGAAGAGTCTGCCTACCGCGAGTTGCGCACGAAGCTGGACAACATGGGCCCGGTCAACATGATGGCGCTGGAGGAGTACCAGGAAGCGGCGCAGCGGCATTTATTCCTGGAAACGCAACGCAAAGATTTGATGGACTCCATCGAAAACACGCAGAACGCAATCCGCGAGATCGACACCATTTCGCGGCAGAAATTCCAGGAAGCCTTTGCCGCGATCAATGTAAATTTCCAGGCGGCCTTCCGTAAACTGTTCGGAGGCGGCAACGGGTTCATGCGGTTGACGGACGAGGAGAACGCAGCCGATAGCGGTATCGACGTAGTGGCCTCGCCTCCGGGAAAGAAGCTGCAGAATGTCCTGCTGCTATCCGGTGGAGAGAAGGCGCTCACCGCGCTCGCGCTCCTGGTCGGCATCTTCCAGTATCAGCCCAGCCCGTTCTGCATTTTGGACGAAGTGGACGCGCCGCTGGACGAGACCAATGTCGGCCGTTTCACCGAATTAGTGCGCGAAATGAGCGACACCACGCAATTCATTCTCATCACCCACAGCAAGAAAACAATGGGCGTGGCTCCGGTGATGTACGGCGTCACCATGCAGGAGCCCGGGGTGTCGAAGCTGGTGTCCGTGCGCTTCCACGAGAACACCCCGGCGGCGGCCAGCGCTTGATGAAGAATTGAAGAACCAGGGATGGGAGATTGACGCGCCGCAAAATCTGTCCGACGCCGAATGCCTGATCGGCCATCGAGTGCAACCATTCAAAGTTTCTGATTTCCACATTCCCCGCTCTTCAAAGCGGCCACGGACGCCGGTTTCGCGTAAACGGCTCGGCTGTCAATATTTTTCTTGGTGCTGTTCCGCGCTCCGCTTGCCATTGTGACAGGCCGTTGACAAAAAAGTTTGGTCGACTAGAATACGCGACGTTCTCTAACAATACTTTTTCTGTCGTGACCCATTCCCCACAAGACGTCCTGTTGCAGACAGACTTCCCGGACCTCGAACTCTATGCGAGCGGGAAAGTGCGCGACCTCTACCGCGTGGACAATGAGCACCTGCTGTTCGTCGCCACCGACCGTATCTCGGCGTTTGACTACGTGCTCGCCACCGGCATTCCCAACAAAGGCCGCGTGCTGACGCAGCTTTCGCTGTTCTGGTTCGACTTCCTGAAAGGCATTGTTCCCAATCACCTGGCCACCGCCGACGTGGACCGCTTCCCGCAGCATGTGCGCAAGTACAGCGGGCAACTGCGCGGACGCTCCATGCTCGTGGTGCATGCCGACATGGTTCCGGTGGAGTGCGTGGTGCGCGGATATGTCTCCGGTTCGGCCTGGAAGGAATACCGGGAAAAAGGTTCGGTGTGCGGCATCACGTTGCCGCATGGCTTGCGCGAATCCGAGAAACTGCCGCAGCCGATTTTTACCCCCGCCACCAAGGCGACCACCGGACACGACGAGAACATATCCTACGCGGAGATGAAGAAAATCGTGGGGCCGGCGCTCAGCGAGCAATTGCGCGACCTCAGCTTGCGCATCTACCAGGCGGCCGCCGACTACGCCGCCGCGCGCGGCATCATCATTGCCGACACAAAATTTGAATTCGGCCGCACCGCTGCCGGTTTGGTGCTCGCCGACGAGGTCCTGACTCCTGATTCTTCGCGATTCTGGCCCGCAGACAGGTATGTGCCGGGACGCGGCCAGGAGTCGTTCGACAAGCAGTACGTCCGTGATTACCTGGAGAAGATCCATTGGGACAAGAGGCCGCCGGCGCCATCGCTTCCGCCGGAGGTGGCCGACAATACCAGCGTGAAGTACATGGAAGCGTATCGCCGCCTGACCGGCAGGGAACTGCAGGTACAGGCGGCATGAGGAACAGTTGGCGAGAATGGCCGCATGACCGGCATTGACTGGCTGATCGTGGCCGTCATTTTGTTGTCGGCGCTGGTCGCGGCTTCCCAGGGATTGGCGTACGAAGTTTTTTCCCTGGGCGGAGTGGTGGCAGGGTATCTGCTTGCGGCTTGGGGATACGGACAGGTGGCCCCCTGGTACTCGCCGTACGTGAAGACGCCGTGGGTGGCGGATCTCTGCGGGTTTGTTACGATTTTTTTTGTGGTCGTTCTGCTGGCGGGAGCGATTGGGCGCATCGCGCGGTTCGGAATGAAAGAAGTCGGACTGCGCTGGTTCGATCGCTTGCTGGGCATGATGTTCGGGCTGGTGAGAGGGGTCTTGGTAGTGATGATTTCACTGCTCGCGGTGGCTTCGTTCTCGCCGGATTCCACGCTGCTGGCCCGCTCGCGCACCGCGCCTTATCTGCTGGTGCTGGCGCGGGCGGCGATTTGGGTGGCCCCATCGCAGGTACGGCAGCAATTTCGAGCGGGCATGAAAGCCATTGGCAACATCCGCGAGGGCGCGCCTGCAAATCGAAATGCTGCTCCCGGACCGGGCTTGGGCCCGGGTAAATAGCAACGTTCGGACGGTTATAAAAGGAGAGGTCCCGTGAAAGACCAACTGGAAGCCCTGGTCCTACAGATGTTCAAAAGCGGCATTCTCTATTCGGAAGCGGTGCGGGAATTCAAGAAGCGATTCATTCTGGCCGTGCTCCAGGAAAACCAGGGAAACCAGTGCAAAGCCGCCCGCCAGTTGGGCATGCACCGCAACACGCTCAGCCGCACCATCACCGAACTGAAGGTCGATGTCCGCAGCCTGCGCGACGGCGCTCGACGTCCTCCCCGCAGCGCGCGTCCTCTTGCTTTGGAGAAAAAGGCGGCGCGGTAGCCGTCATCGACAAAAAGAAGGGCCCAGCTTCCGCCGAGCCTTTCTGGTTTCTGTTGCTCCCGATATGCGTTTCTAGGTTCCCGGCTTTCTCCGCGCCGGAGGCTTGCGCGCCGGAGGCTTGGCAGCCTTGGGAGGCGGCCCGACGAATGCCCCGCTGGTCATGTGAATCATGAACGGGTTCGGGTCGTAGGTAGCCGGCGTGCCTTGCACTTTCGCCATGGCGCCTTCTTTCGGCACCAGCGAAGCCGCGATGGGGGATTCAAACGTCAACTCGACGTCCGCCTTGTTGTTCTGGATATCGTCAACCGTCGCGGCCAGCTGCAGCGAATTCTTGGTGGTGCTGATCACCTTGCCTTCGAACGCGATCGGCTTGCCCTTGATTGCGCTCCATACCTTGTCGGCAGCCTGCTGGTTTCCAGAAGTCAGGATGAGCTGGAATTCGTCAAACGACATCTGGTCCACCGGCTTGGTGTTGGCCAGGGTTGCCGCCTGCTCCGCGGGAGTGGGCGCCGTCTTGATGGCAAATCCGGCCGGCGGATCCTGGGTGGTCTTGGTTTGCGCCAGCAGCTGGTCCCAGCCATCATCGCCGCCGTGATAAACGGTGTACGCGCGCTTGCCGTAGGCCGTGATCTGCGCTGCTGCCGGAGTGCCAGCAGCGAGGTTGGCGGCGCGCGCGATATACCACAAGCCGCGCACGTCCTGCGGCTTCTGCTGCAAATACGCCAGCGCCAGAGGGTAAACATTGCGCAGATCGTTGGGCTGGGCCTGAGCCGCGATGGTCAGATACTTTTCTGCGTTCGCGTAGTCCTTCTGCTGCAGCGCCGCCATGCCGGCCGCTCCGGCGAAGATTACCGCCGTCTGCGTCTTTAATTTTTCCCAGTCTGCCGGCGAAAGTTCAGCCGGCTTGGGAGCAGTTTGCACTATCTGCAAGCCTTTTTGGGCGACCTGCGCTGCCTGCTGCAACGACTGCGCGGCATTAGCTCCGCCGGATTCGGCTTGTTGGCGATAGAGGTAGGTCAGCAGCGCCAGCGCTCGCAGGTTATTGGGATCGGCCTGGAGCAACCGGTTCGCGGCGTCGGTTACTTTTTGCGAATTGCCCAGTTGCTGGTAGGTGGCCATCAGCAATTCAAGCGCGCTTACCTTCACCACGCTATTGGGGTACTGCTGCAGGAAGGTTTCCAGCGCCTGCGCCTTGGTGGTGGGATCGGACTGGTTGAGCGCGGTAACGTAGGCGTTGTATTCAGCCGGGTCCTTGATGGTGGGTCCAGTGGGCGCGGCCTGTCCGGCCTGCGCGGTTTGTCCGCCCTGTGCCGACTGGGCCTGCGGGTCGGCGCTCGTCTGCGCCATGGCTACGGCGCCAAGCACCAGCACAAATAGGATGAGCGACTTCTTCATGCGATGGCTCCTTACGTCGATTCCGCGGGAAAATCAGAGACGTCTGTTCACGCACGCCAGGAAGGCGAAGATGATACGCGCCTGTAAACCTGCCGCACGCCCGGACCCGAACGGCAAATTCCTACTACCGCCAGCCATGGTTCTGCTTCTAAAGAGCAGAATGCACAAGGCAAGGGATTATAAGAATGTACCTCGTCCAAGGCAAGTTGCGTTTCGATTAAAGATTTTCCCGCCTGATTTGATGCGGGTTTCCTAGCTGCTGGATGCTTTGCGGCATGCGCCGGCGCTCCTGAAAACGGCCACTGGCGCGGAGAAGAGGCTCGGCATGACGGATCACGGCACCTTACTACTGCGCGACCAAATCGCCGTCGTTACCGGCGGCGGTCGCGGGATAGGGCTTGCAATCTCCATGCGCCTGGCGGAAATGGGCGCCAACACCATCTTGTGCGGCCGGTCGCAGGCGACCCTGGATTCCGCGTCGCAACAGATTCGCTCAGCCGGCGGGCAATGCGAGGCAATGGTTTGCGATGTCGCCGACCTTTCCTCCGTGGAAACCCTTGCGGCGCGCGTTCAGAAGACATTTGGCCGCGCCGACATCCTGGTGAACAACGCCGGCGTCGGCGATTTCAGCCGCCCCCTGCACCAGCTTCCGCCCGGCGACTGGGAGCGAATCCTCAACACCAACTTACGCGGCGTGTTCTACACCATCCGCGCCTTCGCTCCCATGATGATCAGTGCCGGGCAGGGCGATATCATCAACATCTCCTCGATCGCCAGCAAAAACCCTCTGCCAAACGGCGCCGCTTACGCGGCTTCGAAATGGGGCCTGAACGGACTGAGCTATTCGGTGGCGGAAGAGCTACGCCGGTACAACATCCGCGTGTCCGTGGTTTGCCCCGGCAGCACGCAATCCGAGCTCAGTCCGCACGAGGGCAGGGACGCAGGCAAAATGCTGCGTCCGACGGATGTTGCGCACGTCGTTGCCATGATCGTGACACAGGCGCCGCACTCGTATGCCAGCGAGATCGTACTGCGCCCAACGCAGAAACCGTGAGAATGAATGAAGAATGCAGAATGGAGAATGAACAATGAGTCCGCACAGGCACCATTTGCCCGATTCTGCATTCTTATTTTGTCTACATTGGACATGTCCCTTTGCTCCTTGCCGCGTGATTGCCACGGGTGCTAACATCGCCAACTTCAGGAATAGTCTGGAGGTTTTATGTCGGACAATGACGGAAATGGCTTCCTCTGG
It includes:
- a CDS encoding phosphoribosylaminoimidazolesuccinocarboxamide synthase, with amino-acid sequence MQTDFPDLELYASGKVRDLYRVDNEHLLFVATDRISAFDYVLATGIPNKGRVLTQLSLFWFDFLKGIVPNHLATADVDRFPQHVRKYSGQLRGRSMLVVHADMVPVECVVRGYVSGSAWKEYREKGSVCGITLPHGLRESEKLPQPIFTPATKATTGHDENISYAEMKKIVGPALSEQLRDLSLRIYQAAADYAAARGIIIADTKFEFGRTAAGLVLADEVLTPDSSRFWPADRYVPGRGQESFDKQYVRDYLEKIHWDKRPPAPSLPPEVADNTSVKYMEAYRRLTGRELQVQAA
- a CDS encoding CvpA family protein, encoding MTGIDWLIVAVILLSALVAASQGLAYEVFSLGGVVAGYLLAAWGYGQVAPWYSPYVKTPWVADLCGFVTIFFVVVLLAGAIGRIARFGMKEVGLRWFDRLLGMMFGLVRGVLVVMISLLAVASFSPDSTLLARSRTAPYLLVLARAAIWVAPSQVRQQFRAGMKAIGNIREGAPANRNAAPGPGLGPGK
- a CDS encoding helix-turn-helix domain-containing protein; amino-acid sequence: MKDQLEALVLQMFKSGILYSEAVREFKKRFILAVLQENQGNQCKAARQLGMHRNTLSRTITELKVDVRSLRDGARRPPRSARPLALEKKAAR
- a CDS encoding SDR family oxidoreductase, translating into MTDHGTLLLRDQIAVVTGGGRGIGLAISMRLAEMGANTILCGRSQATLDSASQQIRSAGGQCEAMVCDVADLSSVETLAARVQKTFGRADILVNNAGVGDFSRPLHQLPPGDWERILNTNLRGVFYTIRAFAPMMISAGQGDIINISSIASKNPLPNGAAYAASKWGLNGLSYSVAEELRRYNIRVSVVCPGSTQSELSPHEGRDAGKMLRPTDVAHVVAMIVTQAPHSYASEIVLRPTQKP